TATCAAATGTACTATCCTGCATTGAACCAAAATAGGTGCTTCGTTCAGCTGACGTTCCAAAAACTAAAGGTGTGTTTTTTGGACCCCACGAAGCAGTGCCAACGATCCCGATAATGTCGGTTTGAGCACCGGACAACGAGGTTGTGCCACTTGTTTGAATTTGAATATAAAGATCTGGAACAGCAAGTGAACTGGTGTTCAATGTTCCCGATTGACTTATAACAGCCATTATTTTTTCCTATATTTTTATTTTACTATAAATTTGAAGAATCTTCATAATCTATAATACCAATTCTTGAAGTTTTATTTATATCTATGCTTGGCCACAACATGGGCGGATAGGATGCCATTGATATAATAGAAAACTCTATCGTCCATAAAAGATCAACACGATATAAATTAGCATTTAGATTATTATCATATATCTTCCTATCTTTAAAAAATATTGCTCCACGATCAAATGTTGGATTAGATAATAAATCTGATGATAATAATGAAATTGTCACAGCGTTTTCGACATTATCTCTTTCAATAATTGATGGAGAAAATATGGAAGTACAAAAAGTTTCTTCTAATCGACTTAACTCTTGATACATAGTTATATTTTTTCCACAAAATCCAGTTATCCTTAAATCCGACGATGATAGAGTGGATGCCGAAATTTCTATACTATCAGAATATGTTTTTTTAATTATATTATATATATTTTCTGAAACAGTTTCGGAGCTTTGTGCGGATGTAACTATAACTGGATATGAAACTTCACCTATCACAACTCCAGCCAGTCCATTTTGCAAAGCTGACCCAATAAACTCAACTTTATAGAGAGAATCTATGACGTTATTTACAGATAATCCAAAAGAACTATTTGAATCAATAGGTTTCCATTGTCTTCCGTAACGTGTTTTGTTTTTTGTCTGGTCTGGTTGTTGATTTACAGTTATCCAGGAAATGCCAGCTTCAGACATTAAATCCTCTGATAGTTCTACTTCCTGTGGCCATCCACGGCAAATTTTTACATCTTGATTGATAATTGATTTGAGAATACCTAGAGAATTTTGCGGATAAATATAATCATATATTGCCTGTGCAATCTGTTGTTCAATACCCGAAACTGTGGCCATTATGCTTGATCGACTTTTGCAATTAGGCGTAATCCAAAATCAGTTTCTTCCACAGTTAAAATATGATAGCAATTCTGATTAGTATCTTTGATTCTTAACCCTTGGTATAATGTAATAGTAGGAATTTTAGGCATAAATATTTCCCAAATGCCCAAAGGGAGATCCGTGCCTAAACCTGTAGGTGATCGTCCTGATGCTGACATTTCTAGCATAGATACCCGATAGTCAGACGCTAATTCAATATCATTTTTCCACACAGGCCCGGAAGGAGATCTCAAGCCAATGGTATTATTGTCACTTGAAATGTCCGACTCATAAAATGAAATAGACTTATTTGTTTGCACTATAAGTAAAGGTTTCCAAGGTTCAAATCGAGAGACAAAGTATATGTCTGCCTGTAAATTTTCTATATTGGAATCCGTTTGTGTTTCAAGATAGTCTCCTACTTGAATGTTTGTTGTATTGATAGCGGCAAATAAAAATTTATGCCCCCATAAAAGTGGTGATATTCCAGTAAAGGATGCTGATGGATCAACAAGACATCTCAAAGTTGCGATTTTATCTGTGGATAAAGGCATTGATGAATTTTGTGGGCGCATTTGTATAACGGAAAATCCCACAATATTAGCAGCTTTTCCAAATCCATAAGCTGCTTTTTTTTGTAATTTGTCTATATCCATTAGACTGAAAGTTTTACAGAAAAATTATTGAAACCAGGGCCGGGCTCAATGCCTATAAATTTGACGATCTCAAGTCGCTGTTGTCTGAATAGATTGACTCTATCTGATACTTCATTTTTATTATGAGTCCAGATAGCTGCTTTATCAGTGTCCAGATTATCAGAAGATGAAGCAGGTCCTTGCTCGAGAAGAGCTAGTGTTGCCAACATAGAGCGCATAACACTTATTTCTTCTTGAGAAAAATTTTCCAGTCTATATTCTAAAATTCCGTAATGAGAGAAATATAACCAACTTCCCGAAATATTACTATTTCCATGAGCTGGATACCAGCAATAACGTCGTATATTGACTTTTTCTATTTCACTCAAAACATCTTCTGACATCGATACAAACTTTCAAAAGTTTGACCCAGAACATATCTGGGCCATTCTTATATTTTCAAAGACTTTCGATAACAACACCACGTTTCAAGTAGCTATTGGTCGATGTAGGAATAATAGAAGGATTTACGGTGGCATCGGTTGGAAGGGCAAATCCACCGATCCAATACCAGGACTGAGCAATAATCTGTTTCAGGCGATCCAATGGTTCGCGAGTAATCATCATGATGCCGTCAACATTGTCTACTAGAGCTCGCTCACTGTCTGGAATATCAACCGATCCGTTGTAGTCGCCCTCAATCAAGGCACCCTGACCGCAAACGATCGCTCTATGAATAATTCCGCTGCCAAGAGACGCCTGTAAAGGTGCTTCGGTGGTAGGAATGAAGCGTACACCTAAGAGCTCAACGACAGAGCCGGAACGATAAGTTTCGCTACCATAGGCACCTCGATATAAGTACTTAAAGTCACCATCACGGAAGAGACCAAGCATCTGCTGATCATCGAGATAGCAGTGATAGGCACCATCAATAGTTGGAACATTGTTCATTCGTAAAGCAGCAACTGCTGCGAGAACAGTCTGAATTCCCAATGTATCGCCGGTGATATAGTTATTTGAGCCGTAATTACCTTCTGGCGCTACCAACTGTGCCGTTGTGAGGCGATTATTAGGACGAAGAACAAGAGGCGCAGTTGAGGCTACGACTGGATTGCCCTCAGTGCCGTCACTAACTGATACTGCAGTTGAGAACGTCAGTACGCCAGATGCACCTAAAGGGGTAGTAGAGGTGTTTACAGAATCGTACGTAACGCTAATTAGAGTATATGCATTACTACCAATTGTCACAGTCATTCCTGATGACTGAGCAACAGATACAACTTGCCCTGTTGCATTAAGAACTCTTTCGAAGCCGCGCACATCATCCACAGAAACTTGTGTACTGGAAGCGCTGATGGAAGTTGTGACTCGGGTATTACCACCCATATAACCTCCCACTCCTCCTGCTGGACCAGAAAAAAGAGTGTTGCGTGCAATGCGGTCAAGAGACTGTAACGCCTGAATGCCGTTAGTGTTAGCATTTGCCAGGAACTGATTGCTAATTCCCACTCCTTCACTGACGACATTCAAGTCGATAGTATCGCCATACTGATTAATCGTTAATGTATACTGCTCAACTGACCATGTTGAGGGAGTAAGACCATTATCAAAATTCGTATTTTGTGACGGATTCATAGGGACTGTGACGGGTGCTTTTAGTCCCTTTCTTGTCTTTGTTATGCTTTCACCAATTCTATTCGGAAAAATTTCTCTATCTGCAATGGCGCGGAAAGCAATTCGAGACTGCAAGCCAGCAGAGAACTCACGGGCAAGGTAGCCCTCCTGGATAATGGGCTGAAGTTGAGCTGGAAAATTATCAATAGCCATTAATCTAAACCTTAATTATACCGACGGGAGTAGGAAGGAGCTAATTTTTTTAAAGAACGTTTATATTCTGATTCTGACATGTCTTTAACTGGCGTGTAAGTATTCGATTTTGCTTTGGGAGTGGGTGTAGATCGAGCCGCAATACTTGTTTTTACATTATTGTTATTATCTGAAAAAAGAAATGGCTTTTTTGTCTTCAGATCGGATAGAGCAGAGTCTACTCCAATAATATTTCCATTCTGATCTAACGTAATTCCTGAAGAATCTAAAAGTGGCAGACAATCCAGATCAAGAAGACCAGAGGAGATAGCAAGTGACTTAATTTCAGATTCAATTTTTATTTTAGCAATTGCCTGAGATTGCTGCTCTACCATTGCAGCTGATTCAGATTTTATTTTAATTAATTCCTCTTCAACAGATAGAGCATATGCTTTGGATGCAGCCAGATCAGCCTGAACCTGAGCAAGTTGATTGGAAAATGCGTTAGCTACACTATCAGCTGCTGACCTAGATGTATTGGATACTCCATCTGATGAATTATTTTCTCTGTTTTCAGATGAATTAGGGTTTAGTTCCATTTATTCTCCGCAGCGATATTGATTTCTTATCTTTGAGAAAAATCATTATCGTTCAATATTTTCTTTATTTCTTCAGCAACATGCTGAATATGTGTTGCAGGCTTCATCATCCTGACTGCGGTATCCATCGACACAACCCCGGAAGATTTTGCTGACTGCACCGCATTGGCTATAGTTTGCATGTCTCCAAAGGTAGGTTCAAACCATGCTGGCCAAACCAGAGAGATATTTTTTGTCTGAAGTGATCCGTAGTTATGTCCCGCAATCTCCAAGTCAGGAAATTTTTGAGTAATCAGAGAAATTAATTTAATAACTGATATAAGACCGCAATCACCATAAGATCTTCTTAAACGCCCAACCAACCAGGTTAAACCCAGACACATAAGTTCCATCGCTCTTCCTGATTGTGCAGCACTGACTCGGTCTCCATGGGCGCGATTCCCGTGCATTGCCTCTAACGACAGAGAGCGTAAGGCTTGCCACATATTAAGTGCCGCCGCCGCTCCGGTACCGTTAATTTCGAGAAGTTTCGCATCACTGCCCTGAGGTAGGGCAATAGCATGAGAGGCATCTTTCGTTAACGAAGCATTCAGGCCATTCGAGAGCTGATATTCATCAACGGAAAGGACCATGGTTGGATCTGATGAATAACGTAACCCTCTGACTGTTTGGGACAGCAAGTAGTCGGCATCAATCATCGCATCAATTCCAGCGTTAAAAGTGCATTTTCCATCCGGAGCATTAGGATCCGCGGCAGGCAGATTTTTGATCCACACGATAGGAACGACACCTAATCCATGTTGATTACTACGAGCTTCATCTCTAACCAGCGCTAGATTTTTTTCTTTACTGAACTCTACAGGAATTGGGTCATACCAGACCGTTTCCGACTCAGTGAAATCTCTGGTGAACCAATAGTTACCATCTGGAAAATCACCAAAACCGGCTTTTTTTAATCCATCAGCATCAACTATATACTGCTCCCGCACATGAACCAGTTTTCGTGGATCAAGAAGTGAAAAAGTTGGTTCTAAAAAGCATGTACGTTTTATTTCAATTACAAGCTCATTTTCTATTGCCTGAACAAGAATTGCAACTGAGCCTACAGAGCCCATTACCGCAGCCTGCTCCATGAGGGATGGCAGATTGAGATCAAAGCAAATTTTTCTTATTTTTGCTTCTATATCACAATCCTCGTTTTCATTTTCTTTTTGAATATGAATAGATGGCCAATGAGATGCACTGAAAAGTAGAGAAACGGAATCATCTACTACAATATTACATAGATGAGTTCTAACAGAAGGACGACGTTTATTGATTGGAATATAGGATCCATCACCACTGCATGTCTTGAAAAACGGATAAAATATATGATCGTAAAGACTTCCATCTAAAATCTTCTCTAATGCGAGAAGATTTTTTGTTCTGCTAGAGTATTGGAATGGAAAATTCATGCTTTTTTTTAATTCGTGCCAATCCATTTTTTTTCCTTACCGATCGAGTATCTTGTTAGCGTCAATATCAAAAACATTTTCAGAAAATCTAAAATAAAGATAATAACCACTTGCATCGACAAGGTGATCGTATCCATTTTTTTTATCCGGCTCTGAAGTTCCTGTTATGAAGGCGTATCGTTCGTAACTTTCAATACTTTTTACACACCTGGGAGAAACGAAAGCTCTTCTTTGCTTTGATGAATTCTCGAACATTGAATTCATAAAATTAAGTCTGTCACGTATTCGTGGCGACTGTTTCCTGGTTTTTATGTTTATTCCATAAGATAACAGGATAGATATGTCTGTTTTTCCTGCGGCTGATGTCTTTCTAGCTTGTCCGGCAGGATCTGGATAAACAGTAATGTGTTGTGCTGAGTATTTTTCAATTCCTGAAAAATCCACTTCCTTTTTTCCGTAACGCTTTAAAATCTCTTTCGACATTTCATCAGTATTGGACGTTTGTATAATTATCTCATCTATTTGTACGGTTGTAGAAATCCCATCCTTATCAGTTTCCTCTTGCCAGACAGTGCCTGACATAGGGTTTATGTTGAAATCAACTCCAATATGGACTGGTTTGTTTTCGTCGTATGCAATGTTCTTGACGGAGTGTTGTCTTGAAAATGCATATAGACAGCGACCACAGAATGTCTCAAAAGATGCTTCATATTCTTGTCGATAGGTTCGCTGATCAAGACTTTTCCTGGCAGCTTCTATCTCTTCATGCGAAACGTTTCCTCCTTCAAAGGTTGTGTAGGAGCAGGACCACCATCCTTTTTCATGTGTATTACCACTTTGACCTTTTAAAAATAGATCGTAAAAATGATCCTTTCCCTTGGGAGTACCGATAAAAAGAGCATGACCTTCACATGTCGATAACATTGGACGAATGACTTCTGTCCATGCCTGAGGAGAAGTGTCCGCCCATTCATCGCCTAAAAAAAAAATAAACCACTTCCCCGCAATGAATCGTAATTCTCAAGTCCTACAATACGTACGATATGTCGTTGAGGACCCACTTCCAGAGAAAGTTCTGACTCCCGTGGAGGACGATTAAGCCATTGCTGAGGAATGGTTGCTTTCAGTCTCGGCCAGAATATTTTTTTGGCCTGTTTGTAGGTGGGAGCCGCATACCATATTTCATTATCAGGCGTAATATTTCTTGTGACGGCCATTTTTATAGCCCGACGAATCTCTTCTGCTGCTTCAAATGTTTTTCCGAATCGTCTTCCGCAGGCAGCCACACGAAATCTTGCTGTTTTTCTCCATCCTTCCCGATATATATTCATTTGCGGAGGAGTTAATGATATTCTATCTTTACTCCTCATGGGTATATTTATTTTTCAACACCGTCTCCTTGGGTGGTGGATCTGAAGCTATTTCATTTCTGATTTGAGTCATTTTGTCTTCTGCTGAAATATGTGTGGCATTTGAAAGATCAGCTTTTTCTGCGCGAGCCAGTCGACTTGAATGATCTCTCAGAAGTGTGGTGATTAGGCGGGTATCCGGAATTCTGTCTATGACCGGTTTCCCTCTCTCATCTATAACAATTTTTCCTTTTTCTGTTCGCCTTATTTGTGGAATTCCACCAAAAGCAAGATCATGAACGGCCGCTGTCATTTCATCGTGAAAAAAAGTTCGTGCTATTGTTAGTCGTTGACGTTCATCCGGATTTTTTTTTAAGTAACAATATAAATCACTGAGTGGACGATTGGCCAGCTTCATACAGTTGGAGCTGTTTCCTGTTTTAGAAACGCAATCACAGATAGAGATAAAGTCAGCCCTTGTCATTGGCTTTTGTTTTTTTGTCATTTAATTTTCGTTTAAATTGTATGTTTTTCTTTTATTGTTCGATCTTAGCTCTATGGCCTCCCAGGAGATTGGATTGCCTGGCGATAACGGTTCCCATCCCGCTTCTTTTCGTCGTTCACTGGCCTTCTGCATTGAACCAGAAGAAAGTGCTATCTTTATCGATAGTCGATGTATGTAACTACGACTCGCTCCTGTTATTTTTGCTATATTTCTTATTGATAAACCTTTTTTCTGATACTCTAATATTTTTCCGTAAACTTCTTTACTGTATTTTTCGTCGAATTTTTTTGCCATTTATTCTTCGTTTATATTACATAATTAACATTAATATTTAACTGCTGCACCAAGTGAATCTGTCCAGGCAGAGCCATTCCACCAGACGGGTATGCCTTTCAGAGCTGAACTGGAAGAGCTGGAATAGCAATTTGAGCAGTAACGTTGATCACCAGTTGTTAAATTTGCTGTAGGTAGTGCACTATAAATATTATTGGGTGCATTTATTGATCCATTGGATTTCAGGGCAGCATCAATAATGAATGAACTTCCTGTTGGCCCGTTTGCGCCCAGCACATGAATGTTGCCATCCGTGTTGCCATAAATATAACCGGCAAGAACATTGGTTGCATTCATTAACAGAAGAGATTTTCCACTATTAATGATGAGATTATCATCGGCTTCCGGTGTACCCTGCCTGTTGACGGAGAAGCCACAACCTGCATACCCACATAGGGTAATTCCATTGGGATAATTGGCGGAATTGAATTCAAGATGTTCCTGTACAGTCCCATCCATGGAAAGCTGATGAACATCGTTGTGGCCATCAACCTGTATACCCATGCTTGTGGTAATATCGTTATAATCATTTTGATTGCTGGTATCATCTGAATTGCGTGTGTTCCAGATCGATAGTCGCATATTGTGTGAATACGCAGGCCACGCGCTATCCGCATCCCAGCCAGGTCGATTGGATTGCGCGAAATCGGCAACGACTTTCTGAGAGCCCTTTGTATATGCAGGCCCACCATATCCGGCTGAAGCGAAAGAATGAGAGGCGACGTTCATGGAATACCATTCGCCCGACAGAATCAGCGTGTTTGCGTTGCCACCAGCCAGATTCATGTCATAACTGTCTGCGCTTGGAGATGCGCCACCGCTATAAGCTACAGTTATTCCACGTATGTATGCACTCTCTCCCGAAGTGTCGTCGTTCCAGAGATCATATTCAATACCTTCACAACTGCGCAGTTGATTATTGATTTTTCCCGTTGGGTCATTAATGTCTCCCGGTGTTGCGTGGGGTGTTGGGCCAGGAAGATAACAGATGACATTGTTATCAAATGCCTTGGTATAGACACCGAACATGATCGCAGGGTCACCAAAATCCGACCACACGGTGTCAATAGCCGGTGTGGTGCCGTCCAGTGTGGTTGTCCCCGGGGTTTCAGTGGTGATATTTGTGCTGGGGAAGTTTTGCGTCTGATTGAAAATGCGCCATCCATCCGTCGCGATGCTCACGACCAAGCCCGAGGCATTTGTGGTATAGCCCGACATTTCACCAACGAAAGTTGCGTTCTTGTAAGTCGCAGGATTAACGCCAATCTCGTTGGTAATCATACGCGCATGTGCGTGTGATTTAATCCAGTCCGACCATACCTGAGGGAGGGGATTGGCAAAAGATGCACCACTTGCGGAAAATGTTGGAATATGAGTCAGACCGTCAGGAGCTGTTACGGCAGTACCAGTTGTCGTGAAAACTGGTGATGTTGGGCCAGCAAATGTATAGCGGGCGACAGCATCATAATTGTCATACTGCGCAGCGCCGCTGGCGTAACTTGGGCCAACGCCGGCAATTGATCCCCGCATATTTTCGGACTGCATGAAGACGCCTTCGACAATCCCCATGTTTCCGCTTGAATACGGTATATTGTGAATGAAGAGAGGGACGCCATCGAACTCCTGTGATCCGCCCAGCCGCAGATGAGTGGGGGGCATGTAGTCATCCACGTAACTGTTGCCCGATGAGTCGTAACCCATGATCCATCGATGATTGAATGCGATTTTGGGGTTGCCGTACTGGGTTGCTGTGCCTGAATTTGTGGACCAGGTGAGCGGATCATTCCATCCAACTGTAGAATAATCGCTCGCAGTAGATTCAGTTGTTGCAACTGGTGAGGTGACGTTTCCACTTGAATCGAGTACTGCCAGACCGCCAGCCACTCCCATCAGGGAGGATTGGATCGCACCGACCGCAAGGGAATACGCCGAACTTGCCGTTGACGTGGTGGATGCAAGCGAATTCGTATTTTTTTGTGTGCTTGTGGCGAGCTGTGCAAGTGTTTTTCCGGTACCGGTGACAACAGCGCCGCCATTGATCTGTGTGACCTGAAGCGTGCTGTCGGCGTAGGCAGCCGATGTCGCCGTTACCAGCAGGAAGATAAGCCAGGGCAGGGTTGAGCAATGATGCGTGCGGAAATGCCAGCATCGCGAAACATCGAAAATCTTCGAATGGGGAAATGTCATTTTATCTCGATTGGTGAAAGCATAGGGCAATGAAGAGATCTTGAGCGTGTGAAAATGCAGCAGGCTCGAATGACGCAGATATTAACGTGTCTCTACTTGCCGCGCTTTACCGGGACACATCGCCCTTCCCCGGTTTTCTGCTCTTCGGGCTTTTCTCCACCGGCCAAAGCGGGTATCCGCGCCCTGAGCAAACAGTTCCGCCCCGCAACCCGAGGGGCACGAGACGCGGACGAGGTCACATGAGCGACGATGTTGATACACTCCGGCAGGACTGCCTCGCGGCCCTTGCGGAAGCCACAGACCAGCGTGCCTGGGACGCCATCCGTGTCTCGTTTCTCGGAAAGTCGGGCCGACTGACCGGCCTGCTCAAGCAACTCGGGCGTATGGACGCCGAAGAACGCAAGGTGCGTGGCGCCCAGCTTAATCGTCTCCGTGATGAACTGACCCGCGCCATCGAGGACCGTGGGCGCGAGATCGAGACTGCTGCACTCGACGCACGCCTCGCCGCCGAACGGGTTGATATCTCCGTGCCGGTCGTCGAAGCCGCACGCGGCGGGCTCCACCCCGTCAGTCAGGCCGTCGAGGAGATCACCGCCATCTTCGGCGCGATGGGCTTCACCGTCGCCGAGGGTCCGGACATTGAAACCGACTGGCACAACTTCTCCGCGCTCAATACGCCGGAACACCACGCCGCCCGTACCGACCACGACACGTTCTACCTGCCGCCCGAAGGCGATGACCGGAACCGCGTTCTGCGCACCCAGACCTCCGGCGTGCAGATCCGCACAATGCTCGGCCAGAAGCCGCCGATCCGTATCATTGCGCCGGGCCGCACCTACCGAGCCGACCACGACGCCACCCACTCACCGATGTTCCATCAGTGCGAAGGGCTGGTCATCGATCAGGGCATCACCCTCGGCCACCTGAAAGGCACGCTGATCGAGTTCCTGCGCGTCTTTTTCGGCAAGCCCGATCTGCCCGTGCGGTTCCGCGCCTCCTATTTTCCCTTCACCGAGCCTTCAATGGAGGTCGATATCGGCTGGTCCCGCAAGACCGGCGAAATCGGAGGCGGAGAGGACTGGCTGGAAGTCCTCGGCTCCGGCATGGTCCACCCGCGCGTGCTGGCCAATTGCGGTCTGAACCCCGAGGAATGGCAGGGCTTCGCCTTCGGTATGGGCATTGAACGCCTCTCCATGCTCAAGAACGGTATCCCCGACCTTCGCTCTTTCTATGAAAGCGATGTCCGCTGGCTTACCCACTACGGGACCGATCCGCTCGCGCCCGCCCTGCTGCACGAGGGAATCTGATCCATGAAGTTCACGCTCTCCTGGCTTCACGACCATCTGGAAACCTCCGCCACGCTGGAGGAAATCTGCGCCGCCCTGAACCGCATCGGCCTTGAGGTCGAAGGCGTCGAGCAGCGCGGTGCGGCCGTCGCGCCATTCCTCACGGCCCGCATCCTCTCCGCTGTCCAGCATCCGAACGCCGACCGCCTGCGCGTCTGCCGCGTCGATGCCGGTCCGGGCTTCAACGATGTGCAGGTCGTCTGCGGCGCACCGAACGCCCGTGAAGGCATTTCCGTCATCTTCGCGCCGCCGGGCACTTACATTCCGGGTCTCGACATCACCATCAAGGCGGGCAAGATCCGTGGCGAGGCCAGCGGCGGCATGCTCTGCTCGCTGCGTGAACTCGGGCTTGGCGCTGAATCCGACGGCATCGCCGAACTGCCGGAAGACACGTTTCCCGGCCAGTCCTACGCCGACTTCGCAGGCCTCGAAGACACCGTCATCGAGATCGCCATCACCCCGAACCGCGGTGACGCGCTGGCCGTGTATGGCATCGCCCGCGACCTCGCGGCCACCGGTCTCGGCAAGCTGAAGCCGTTCCTCGCCGATACGGTCGATGGCACTTTCCCGTCACCGATCAAATGGGACGACACCTACACGGAAGCCTGCCCGTGGGTGCTCGGACGCACCATCAAGGGTGTGAAAAACGGTCCCAGCCCGCAATGGCTGCGGGACAGGCTGGAAGCCATTGGCCTGCGTTCGATTTCCACACTGGTCGATATCACCAACCTGTTCACCATCGACCTCGGCCGTCCGCTGCATGTTTTCGACGCCGCCCGTATCAAGGGCGACACGCTGACCGTCTGCCGTGGCGGCAACGAGACGATCCGCGCGCTCGACGGCAAGGATTATATCGTCACATCCGAGGACTGCGTGATCGCGGATGGTGCAGGTGTCCAGTCCATCGCCGGCATCATGGGCGGCGAAGCGACCGAGGTCACGGACGCCACCACTGACGTGTTTATCGAGTGCGCCCTGTTCGACCCGATCCGCATTGCGCTGACAGGCCGTCGCCTCGGCATCAATTCCGACGCCCGCTACCGTTTCGAGCGTGGTGTTGATCAGGCCATGCCCGTCATGGCGCTTGAAGCCGCGACCCGCCTGATCATGGAACTGTGCGGCGGTGAGGCAAGTGAAGTCGTCTCCGCTGGCGCCCGGCCGCACTGGCAGCGTAAGGCAAAACTACGCTTCAAGCGTGTCGCTTCCTTCGGCGGCCTCGATGTGCCTGCCGATGAATGCATGACCATCCTTGGCCATCTCGGCTTCGAGACAACGACCCGCGATGAGCACAGTGTCACCGTTGCGGTTCCTTCATGGCGCAACGATGTGGCCCAGCCGGTCGTGCTCGACCCGTCCTCCGATATTCCGGCCGATCGCTGCATGGAACTGGAAAACGCGGTCTCCCGTATCGAGCCGGAGTGTGACCTGATCGAGGAGATCCTTCGCATCAAAGGGCTGGATCAGGTCCAGCCCGTGCCGCTGCCGACGCGTTCCGTCGTGCCCGGCACGGCGCTCACACCGGGGCGCACACGTCTGGCCCGCGCCCGTCGCGTCATGACGGCGCGCGGCCTGATGGAGACAGTCGGTTTCTCTTTCATCGCTTATGATGAGGCCCACAAGTTCGGGGATGCTCCGGAAAGCCTGCGTCTGCTGAACCCCATCGCCGCCGACCTCGACCAGATGCGCCCGACGCCCGTGCCGAACCTGCTCGCCGCCGCCCGTCGCAATGCAGTCCGGGGCTGGCCCGATCT
The Acetobacter aceti genome window above contains:
- a CDS encoding DUF4043 domain-containing protein; amino-acid sequence: MAIDNFPAQLQPIIQEGYLAREFSAGLQSRIAFRAIADREIFPNRIGESITKTRKGLKAPVTVPMNPSQNTNFDNGLTPSTWSVEQYTLTINQYGDTIDLNVVSEGVGISNQFLANANTNGIQALQSLDRIARNTLFSGPAGGVGGYMGGNTRVTTSISASSTQVSVDDVRGFERVLNATGQVVSVAQSSGMTVTIGSNAYTLISVTYDSVNTSTTPLGASGVLTFSTAVSVSDGTEGNPVVASTAPLVLRPNNRLTTAQLVAPEGNYGSNNYITGDTLGIQTVLAAVAALRMNNVPTIDGAYHCYLDDQQMLGLFRDGDFKYLYRGAYGSETYRSGSVVELLGVRFIPTTEAPLQASLGSGIIHRAIVCGQGALIEGDYNGSVDIPDSERALVDNVDGIMMITREPLDRLKQIIAQSWYWIGGFALPTDATVNPSIIPTSTNSYLKRGVVIESL
- a CDS encoding phage scaffolding protein; protein product: MELNPNSSENRENNSSDGVSNTSRSAADSVANAFSNQLAQVQADLAASKAYALSVEEELIKIKSESAAMVEQQSQAIAKIKIESEIKSLAISSGLLDLDCLPLLDSSGITLDQNGNIIGVDSALSDLKTKKPFLFSDNNNNVKTSIAARSTPTPKAKSNTYTPVKDMSESEYKRSLKKLAPSYSRRYN
- a CDS encoding phage portal protein, yielding MDWHELKKSMNFPFQYSSRTKNLLALEKILDGSLYDHIFYPFFKTCSGDGSYIPINKRRPSVRTHLCNIVVDDSVSLLFSASHWPSIHIQKENENEDCDIEAKIRKICFDLNLPSLMEQAAVMGSVGSVAILVQAIENELVIEIKRTCFLEPTFSLLDPRKLVHVREQYIVDADGLKKAGFGDFPDGNYWFTRDFTESETVWYDPIPVEFSKEKNLALVRDEARSNQHGLGVVPIVWIKNLPAADPNAPDGKCTFNAGIDAMIDADYLLSQTVRGLRYSSDPTMVLSVDEYQLSNGLNASLTKDASHAIALPQGSDAKLLEINGTGAAAALNMWQALRSLSLEAMHGNRAHGDRVSAAQSGRAMELMCLGLTWLVGRLRRSYGDCGLISVIKLISLITQKFPDLEIAGHNYGSLQTKNISLVWPAWFEPTFGDMQTIANAVQSAKSSGVVSMDTAVRMMKPATHIQHVAEEIKKILNDNDFSQR
- a CDS encoding Terminase-like domain protein, whose protein sequence is MRSKDRISLTPPQMNIYREGWRKTARFRVAACGRRFGKTFEAAEEIRRAIKMAVTRNITPDNEIWYAAPTYKQAKKIFWPRLKATIPQQWLNRPPRESELSLEVGPQRHIVRIVGLENYDSLRGSGLFFF
- the pheS gene encoding phenylalanine--tRNA ligase subunit alpha — translated: MSDDVDTLRQDCLAALAEATDQRAWDAIRVSFLGKSGRLTGLLKQLGRMDAEERKVRGAQLNRLRDELTRAIEDRGREIETAALDARLAAERVDISVPVVEAARGGLHPVSQAVEEITAIFGAMGFTVAEGPDIETDWHNFSALNTPEHHAARTDHDTFYLPPEGDDRNRVLRTQTSGVQIRTMLGQKPPIRIIAPGRTYRADHDATHSPMFHQCEGLVIDQGITLGHLKGTLIEFLRVFFGKPDLPVRFRASYFPFTEPSMEVDIGWSRKTGEIGGGEDWLEVLGSGMVHPRVLANCGLNPEEWQGFAFGMGIERLSMLKNGIPDLRSFYESDVRWLTHYGTDPLAPALLHEGI
- the pheT gene encoding phenylalanine--tRNA ligase subunit beta is translated as MKFTLSWLHDHLETSATLEEICAALNRIGLEVEGVEQRGAAVAPFLTARILSAVQHPNADRLRVCRVDAGPGFNDVQVVCGAPNAREGISVIFAPPGTYIPGLDITIKAGKIRGEASGGMLCSLRELGLGAESDGIAELPEDTFPGQSYADFAGLEDTVIEIAITPNRGDALAVYGIARDLAATGLGKLKPFLADTVDGTFPSPIKWDDTYTEACPWVLGRTIKGVKNGPSPQWLRDRLEAIGLRSISTLVDITNLFTIDLGRPLHVFDAARIKGDTLTVCRGGNETIRALDGKDYIVTSEDCVIADGAGVQSIAGIMGGEATEVTDATTDVFIECALFDPIRIALTGRRLGINSDARYRFERGVDQAMPVMALEAATRLIMELCGGEASEVVSAGARPHWQRKAKLRFKRVASFGGLDVPADECMTILGHLGFETTTRDEHSVTVAVPSWRNDVAQPVVLDPSSDIPADRCMELENAVSRIEPECDLIEEILRIKGLDQVQPVPLPTRSVVPGTALTPGRTRLARARRVMTARGLMETVGFSFIAYDEAHKFGDAPESLRLLNPIAADLDQMRPTPVPNLLAAARRNAVRGWPDLGLCEIGAAFSAEGQTTIAAGLRAGRTSRQPGVTAVPMTFAASKADALDVLTSLGVPSDALTATPDAPCYYHPGRSGVLRQGPKNVLAHFGELHPSILQEAGFDSPVVVFEVFLDRIPEPKRRKKSAPDLSPFQPVRRDFAFLAAHDVPVETILRAARGAERNLITDVSLFDIYAGDKLPEGQKSVGIEVVIQPKEASLTDAQLEALSEKVIAAVAKATGASLRS